The following are encoded together in the candidate division WOR-3 bacterium genome:
- a CDS encoding glycerol-3-phosphate acyltransferase, giving the protein MVMPLVGFLCGSLMFSFWLGLLRGKDIRKVGDGNPGAVNAFKAAGAFVGTLGLLFDFLKGALPVAFGYWYLHISGIALTALIVAPVFGHAFSPWLKFRGGKALAVTFGVWSGITLYQVPVLMGAILLFSRFVLRIRQDGVCVLLALLGMMVFVILRYHSPVFTLAAILTAMTVLFKHRVALGL; this is encoded by the coding sequence GTGGTCATGCCCCTTGTCGGTTTTCTGTGCGGTTCTTTGATGTTTTCCTTCTGGCTCGGGCTTTTGCGCGGCAAGGACATCAGAAAGGTTGGTGATGGCAATCCCGGCGCGGTTAATGCCTTTAAGGCGGCAGGAGCTTTTGTCGGCACGCTCGGGCTTTTATTTGATTTTCTTAAAGGCGCGCTCCCGGTCGCTTTTGGCTACTGGTATCTGCACATCTCCGGGATTGCGCTCACCGCCCTGATTGTTGCCCCGGTTTTCGGGCACGCCTTTTCACCCTGGCTCAAATTCAGAGGCGGAAAGGCGCTGGCAGTAACATTCGGGGTCTGGTCAGGAATAACGCTCTATCAGGTGCCGGTCCTGATGGGCGCAATCCTTCTGTTCAGCCGTTTTGTTCTGCGCATCCGGCAGGATGGGGTGTGCGTGCTGTTAGCGCTTTTGGGGATGATGGTCTTTGTCATCCTGAGGTATCATTCACCGGTGTTCACCCTGGCGGCGATTTTGACCGCAATGACTGTCCTCTTTAAACACCGTGTCGCTCTCGGTCTTTAA